DNA sequence from the Candidatus Fluviicola riflensis genome:
AACTGTGTTCCAACGAAGTTTGCTGCGCTGCCAGATCACGATTATTAACCGCGATGATGTCTACTTCGTCGTTGAGTTTTTCCAGTTCGTGAAAGGTGTGGATTTCAAAGACCACTTCCAATCCGAGACTTTTGGCTACAATCGTCAAGTGATGTGCCTGTTGTTTTTCCAAAACGGCTGCGATGAGTAAAATAGCGTCAGCACCGGCGGCTTTCGATTCGAATAATTGCAATTCGTCGATGATGAATTCTTTGCGCAAGACAGGCAGTTTGCTTGCTGATCGCACTTCTAATAAATCATCAATGCTTCCACCGAAATAAGCCTGATCGGTGAGTACGCTGATGGCAATGGCTCCGCTTTCCTCGTATTCTCTCCCCAGTTCAGCAGGATTGAGATCGGGAGAAATGATACCTCCGCTCGGTGATTTTCGTTTGATTTCTGCGATAATACCGAATTCATGATCTGATAATTGTTGCTTCAACGAACGCGTCGCTTTTGAAAACAGTGGTTGTTGAATAAAAGAATCGATGGAATTGTTTTGCCGCAAAAGCTGTACTTCCTGTTGTTTATTAGCGATGATGCGATCGAGTATTGTTTTCATAGATTTTGTACTTAGAATTTTAATGATAGTTCTGTATCGGCTAGCCGATACACTTTTTATTTCCCACATATGCACAGACTCTGCTCGGCTAACGCCCTCGCTAATAGGATTTAAAAGCGTGTCCGTTAGGCACGCACAAATTTGTGTATCTGTGGGAAGCCAGCAGTACAACATTTATATTTGGTGCAAGGCGTTTTCATAAAATCAGTTGTTTGGTTGAAGATGATTGAATACCACTCCGGATTTCAGTTGTTCCAAAGCAGTGAAAAAAGCTTCTGTATAAGAAAGTGACGGATCGAATGTTTGAAGAGCCAAAGCCACATTTCCCGCAACAACCGTGTTTTGTGCTTCCGTACCTTTTCCTTTGAGAATGGCTCTAAGCATTTTTGCAGCTTCCCGGGCAGAATTTCCTCCCTGAATCGATGTGAGTGAAACCGGTTTTCCGGTCGGATTTTTATGCATCAATTCATCGCGATTACCACTCAAAATGCGGGTAGAACCGATGAACGTCAGTTCGTCGAAACCGTCCATGCCGTGAATGACCGTATATCCTTTTTTTGTTCTGTGCAAAACGTGCTGGTAATGCTTCGCCAGTTCGAGTGAATACGTCCCCGTAAGCTGATGAGTAGGATTTGCAGGATTCACCAATGGGCCAATTCCATTAAAAAATGTGGGAATTCCCAGCGCTTTCCGTAAATGAGCAACACGTTTCAGCGTCGGATGAAACAATGGCGCATGCAGAAAACAAATGTTGTGTTTGTCAAGTTGCTGCTGCAATTGTGATTCATCGGCAGTGAATTGATAACCCAACGTTTCCAGCACAGTAGACGAACCGCAGAGCGAACTCACGCCGTAATTGCCATGTTTTACTACTTTGTAACCAAGACTGGCGACCACAAACGCGCTTGTGGTAGAAACATTAAACGTATTTTTTCCGTCGCCGCCTGTTCCGCAAACGTCAATGGTTTGGCCGGCTTCGAGTTTTACCGGAAGTGCCAGTTCGAGCAGGGCCTTACGAAATCCGATCAATTCATTCAATTGCAAACCACGGTATTGAAGTGCGGTCATCAGCGCTACAATTTGCTCATCAGTGGTTTCACTGTGATTGAGTTTCAACATCGTTTCATAAGCATCTTCTTCCGAGAGATAAGCACCGGTCATTAATGTTTTTAGTATTTTTTTCATCGTAACGAATTAATCCAGTTCGTAATCATTGTTCTTCCTGTTGGTGTGAGGATCGATTCCGGGTGAAATTGAATTCCTATCGTTGGGTGTGAAACATGCCGGAATGCCATAATGGTTTGATCCTCGGTTCTGGCAGTAATTTTTAGCGCAGAATTTCCATCTTGACTAACCTGCCAGCTGTGATAGCGTCCAACTTCAACCATTCCTGGTAAACCGACAAAAAGCGCTTCATCATTATCAATCGAAACAACACTTGCTTTTCCATGAATGGGAACCGGACAACGTTCCAGCTTCGAACCGAAAACTTCCGCAATGGCCTGATGTCCCAAACAAACGCCCAGCACTCCTTTCGTTCCCGAATAACGACGAATGATGGTTTTTAATTCGCCAGCTTCATCGGGAATTCCGGGTCCGGGCGACAATAAAATGGCATCGCATTGATCCAGTAAATCATAGTCAATGGCATTGTTGCGTTGTACAAATACTTCCACATCTTCGCATTCGCGTACGTAGCGAACCAGGTTGTAGACAAACGAGTCTAAATTGTCTATCACTGCTATTTTCATGCGTTCTCAAATTGGGGTGAATGTGCGGCAGAAATGGCTCTTCGCAAGGCGGCCAGTTTGTTAGTGACTTCCTGTAGTTCGTTTTCAGGCTCAGAATCCAGTACAATTCCGGCACCGGCCCTGAAATGCAGAATGTTGTTTTTACTTAGCATACTTCGGATAACAATGGCGAGGTTCACGGATCCATCGATTCCCAAAAAACCGATTGCGCCGCCATAATAGTTTCGATTGTCACCTTCCAGTTGCTGAAGCAATTCCAATGCTTTTGGTTTGGGGGTTCCGGAAAGTGTTCCTGCAGGAAAAGTTCCCGAAAAAAGCTGCAACGGATGATGATTGTTCAGCCGACCGATTACTTTTGAAACCAGGTGAATCACATGACTGAATTGCTGAACTTCCTTGTAAGCTGCAACTTTTACTTCACCGCAATACTTGCTCAAATCATTACGTGCCAAATCAACGAGCATGGTGTGTTCAGCATTTTCTTTTTCGTCGTGAACAAGTTGATAAATAGCGGCCAAATCGTGTGCTTCGGTTCCTGTTTTTCGCACTGTTCCGGCAATCGGGTGAATCGAAGCAATTCCTTTTTTGAATTGAATTTGCGTTTCGGGTGACGAGCCCATCAATCGGTACGATTCCATATCAGCGTAAAACAAATACGGCGATGGGTTTAAGCGCCGCAGTTGACGATACACTTCAAAATCATCACCAAAAAACGGTTGAGAAAACGGCCGGGAAACCACCAGTTGAAAAACGTCTCCTCTCAGAATGTGATGTTTGGCGCGATCAACCATTGAGAGAAAAATTTCATCTGAAATGTTGGAAACTGCCTCATCTGTCACCGAAAACGGTAAACTTTCAGGTGCGTTTTTGCGAAGCTGAAGTTCTAATTCATCCAATGAAGGTCGTTCATCCGAAAAAGAATTGGTGATGATGTGTCCCGAATCGTGAAAATGGTCCAGCACGATGAGGTATTCATAAAGTGTCAGATGCGCCAGGGGTAAATCACTTTCGCCGGCCAAGCGTTCAATTCCAGTTTCCTCAAAATGCCCGAACTCAAATCCGAAATAGGAAAAGAAACCGTTGTGCTGAATTTCCGGCGATTCAAAACCGATGGAAGAAATGATTTCGACCAATTGTTGTGTCACCGATTGTGTTGATTCAAATGGAATCAAAAGCGTTTCCGTAATGCTTTGGAGCGTAATAGAAGTATCGCTGACACTAATTTCCACCAGCGGATTTAATCCGATAAATGAATGGCTATCGACCCGCGAATGATAGTCGTTACTTTCCAGTAAAACCGGTTTTCGATAGTGATTCCGTAGGTTTAAGTAAATCCCGACCGGCGTATGAAGATCGGCATTGAATGGATGAATGTGAGAGAAAATATGCATGATTTTAAAAAGTTGGGAACAAAAAAAACGGCTGTCAGTGATGACAAGCCGCGCTTAATTATAGGGAAATACCAATGCGTTAATGCCAGTCATCTAGAA
Encoded proteins:
- a CDS encoding aminodeoxychorismate/anthranilate synthase component II codes for the protein MKIAVIDNLDSFVYNLVRYVRECEDVEVFVQRNNAIDYDLLDQCDAILLSPGPGIPDEAGELKTIIRRYSGTKGVLGVCLGHQAIAEVFGSKLERCPVPIHGKASVVSIDNDEALFVGLPGMVEVGRYHSWQVSQDGNSALKITARTEDQTIMAFRHVSHPTIGIQFHPESILTPTGRTMITNWINSLR
- the trpD gene encoding anthranilate phosphoribosyltransferase, which translates into the protein MKKILKTLMTGAYLSEEDAYETMLKLNHSETTDEQIVALMTALQYRGLQLNELIGFRKALLELALPVKLEAGQTIDVCGTGGDGKNTFNVSTTSAFVVASLGYKVVKHGNYGVSSLCGSSTVLETLGYQFTADESQLQQQLDKHNICFLHAPLFHPTLKRVAHLRKALGIPTFFNGIGPLVNPANPTHQLTGTYSLELAKHYQHVLHRTKKGYTVIHGMDGFDELTFIGSTRILSGNRDELMHKNPTGKPVSLTSIQGGNSAREAAKMLRAILKGKGTEAQNTVVAGNVALALQTFDPSLSYTEAFFTALEQLKSGVVFNHLQPNN